The following coding sequences lie in one Rutidosis leptorrhynchoides isolate AG116_Rl617_1_P2 chromosome 4, CSIRO_AGI_Rlap_v1, whole genome shotgun sequence genomic window:
- the LOC139844871 gene encoding beta-1,3-galactosyltransferase 7-like has protein sequence MKNSGREVSPKWILIFSIFSFAFGMFFTNRVWAPVDIEGKIMHRREQEIKIVSDDCTTNKDNDIVGTIHKSDEAIRSLENSISKLRMEVSSVQSLPEKVNYGNLQANKTVSEKGTKRKKAFAVIGINTAFSSRRRRDSVRETWMPRGENLIKLEKEKGIVVRFIIGHSVTSKSILDRAVDSEESQHKDFLRLKHVEGYHELTAKTRTFFATAYANWDAKFYVKVDDDVHVNLGMLASTLDRHQLKPRVYIGCMKSGPVLSQKNVKYHEPEYWKFGEEGNKYFWHATGQIYAISNDLAAYISTNQRILHKYANEDVSLGAWFIGLDVDHIDDRNMCCGTPPDCEWKAETGNVCIASFDWSCSGICKSVERIKQVHKKCGENRAALWNRPTLKI, from the exons atgaaaaatagTGGTCGGGAAGTGTCACCGAAATGGATACTCATATTCAGCATTTTCAGTTTTGCTTTTGGCATGTTCTTCACCAACAG GGTGTGGGCTCCGGTCGATATAGAAGGAAAGATTATGCATAGGAGAGAACAAGAAATCAAGATTGTTTCTGATGATTGCACGACAAATAAG GATAATGATATAGTGGGAACAATTCATAAATCTGATGAAGCAATTCG ATCACTTGAAAACTCAATTTCGAAGCTGCGTATGGAGGTCTCTAGCGTCCAAAGCTTACCTGAGAAAGTTAACTACGGAAATTTGCAAGCAAACAAGACGGTTTCTGAGAAGGGCACGAAAAGGAAGAAAGCATTTGCTGTTATCGGGATTAACACTGCTTTTAGTAGCAGAAGAAGGCGTGATTCCGTTAGAGAAACATGGATGCCTAGAG GTGAAAATTTGATTAAACTTGAGAAGGAAAAGGGTATTGTTGTCCGTTTCATAATTGGTCATAG TGTGACATCTAAAAGCATCTTAGACCGAGCCGTTGACTCTGAGGAATCACAACATAAGGACTTTTTGAGGCTC AAACATGTTGAAGGTTATCACGAGTTAACTGCCAAAACAAGAACATTCTTTGCTACTGCATATGCTAATTGGGATGCAAAGTTCTATGTTAAAGTGGATGATGATGTTCATGTCAATTTGG GCATGTTAGCTTCAACACTTGACAGACATCAATTAAAGCCCAGGGTCTACATAGGATGCATGAAATCTGGGCCTGTTCTTTCTCAAAA GAATGTCAAGTACCATGAGCCTGAATACTGGAAATTTGGAGAGGAAGGAAACAAATATTTTTGGCATGCAACCGGACAAATTTATGCTATTTCGAACGATCTCGCTGCGTACATCTCCACCAATCA GCGAATCCTGCATAAGTATGCAAACGAAGATGTGTCACTTGGTGCTTGGTTTATTGGTCTTGACGTTGATCATATTGATGATCGGAACATGTGTTGCGGGACCCCTCCTG ATTGTGAATGGAAAGCAGAAACAGGGAATGTGTGCATTGCTTCGTTCGATTGGAGTTGCAGTGGTATTTGCAAATCAGTAGAAAGAATTAAACAAGTTCACAAGAAATGTGGGGAAAATCGTGCTGCCCTTTGGAACCGACCAACTTTGAAAATTTGA
- the LOC139844870 gene encoding pentatricopeptide repeat-containing protein At2g13420, mitochondrial-like — protein sequence MLLMRGMIVSSDIRLMALRFSQSSIKFSLTQFRLASSFSTFEPKDVTAETETVTKPSLPSHESSNDADLISQMLIQHHNPFHAMESSLQLNGINISSFLVHQTLIRLKNISKIALAFFSWAKDQAHYSHDSPAYNLMIDILGKVRQFDAAWQLIVEMDQNGVNPTSTTFYVLIRRLISAGLTRQAIRAFDDMGCFVVNDSDQQPIDDFYFLFDTLCKYGYPKVATEMFNKWKNWRFQPDAKIYTILIYGWCKINKSKMAEKFFKEMVDNGIEPNVVTYNVLLNGICRRSSLHPDTRFERTIQAAENLLNEMRQRGIDPDVTSYSIVLHVYSRAHKPDLTLEKLQIMKDKGINPSLASYTSVVKCLCSSGRLEDGEKLLDEMVHNGVTPSATTYNCFFKEFRGRKDVDGALRLYRKIKNGRLSIPDTHTYNILVGMFMRLNRFDLVKEIWDDMKGSGVGPDLDSYTLLVHELCEKRKWREACEYFVEMIEKGILPQKVTFETLYRGLIQSDMLRTWRRLKKKLEDESISFSSEFEKYHIKPYKR from the coding sequence ATGCTACTTATGAGGGGTATGATAGTTTCTAGTGACATTCGGTTAATGGCGCTGCGCTTCAGTCAGTCTAGCATCAAATTCAGTTTAACGCAGTTCCGTTTAGCTTCTTCGTTCTCGACTTTTGAACCTAAAGATGTAACAGCAGAAACAGAAACTGTAACAAAACCTTCACTTCCTTCACACGAATCATCAAACGACGCTGATTTGATCTCTCAAATGCTAATCCAGCACCATAACCCGTTCCACGCCATGGAATCGTCTTTGCAACTTAACGGCATCAACATATCTTCATTTCTCGTCCACCAAACACTAATTCGCTTAAAAAACATCTCCAAAATTGCGTTAGCTTTCTTCTCATGGGCTAAAGATCAAGCTCACTACTCGCATGACTCCCCTGCATACAACCTCATGATTGACATTTTGGGTAAAGTCAGACAGTTTGACGCAGCTTGGCAATTAATCGTTGAAATGGACCAAAATGGCGTCAACCCAACTTCCACCACTTTTTATGTGCTGATTCGTCGGCTTATATCTGCTGGTTTGACTAGACAAGCTATCCGTGCGTTTGATGATATGGGTTGTTTTGTGGTAAATGATTCTGATCAACAACCTATTGatgacttttattttcttttcgatACACTTTGTAAATACGGCTACCCAAAAGTTGCTACGGAGATGTTTAATAAATGGAAGAACTGGAGGTTCCAGCCTGATGCGAAGATTTACACGATTTTAATCTACGGGTGGTGCAAAATAAACAAGTCTAAGATGGCTGAGAAGTTCTTTAAGGAAATGGTAGATAATGGAATCGAGCCTAATGTGGTTACTTACAACGTTCTATTGAACGGGATATGTCGAAGGTCTAGTTTACACCCTGATACACGATTTGAGAGAACAATCCAAGCGGCGGAAAATTTGCTTAATGAGATGCGTCAACGAGGTATAGATCCGGATGTAACTAGTTATTCAATTGTGTTACATGTTTATAGTCGGGCACATAAGCCAGATCTCACCCTTGAGAAGTTACAAATTATGAAAGATAAAGGCATTAATCCATCATTAGCTTCGTATACATCTGTTGTGAAATGTTTATGTTCTTCTGGACGTCTTGAAGATGGTGAAAAGTTGCTTGATGAAATGGTGCACAACGGTGTTACCCCGTCTGCTACAACGTATAACTGTTTTTTCAAGGAATTTAGGGGTAGGAAAGATGTTGATGGTGCGTTGAGGTTGTATAGAAAAATAAAAAATGGTCGCCTTTCGATACCAGACACGCACACTTATAACATTCTTGTGGGGATGTTTATGAGGTTAAACCGGTTTGATCTTGTTAAAGAGATTTGGGACGATATGAAGGGTAGCGGGGTGGGACCGGATTTGGATTCGTACACGTTGTTGGTACATGAGCTTTGTGAAAAACGAAAGTGGAGAGAAGCGTGCGAGTATTTTGTTGAAATGATTGAAAAAGGGATTTTGCCACAAAAAGTGACGTTTGAGACGCTATATAGAGGGTTGATACAGTCTGATATGTTGAGAACATGGAGGAGATTGAAGAAGAAACTTGAAGATGAATCAATATCATTTTCTTCTGAATTTGAGAAGTATCATATCAAACCTTATAAAAGGTGA